The window GCTCGACGCGATCGACATGCGCGCCGCTCGGCGGATCGCGCAGGACCGCGTCGATGAAATCGTTTACGGCATCGTCATCGCCCTCGACGTCGATTTCGACCGCGCCCGACGCCAAATTACGCACCGTTCCGGCGACCGGAAATCGCGCGGCGAGACGAATGACGGTATAACGAAAGCCGACTCCCTGGACGCGACCGTGCAGCTCGAGAACGATGCGCGCTATGCCTTGACCTCGGCGCGCGCACCCTTCGCAGCACGCAAAAGCATCCCGCTGTCGCCCGAATAGCCGACAAGCGTGTAGCCCATTGCAACGCAATCATTCGCAAACGCGGCGTCATGAATCTGAATGCCGGCATATTTGCCGTGCTTTTTCGCAATTTGCGGTATGAGAGCGATCGCTTCCTTATACTTCGCGCTCATCTTCGACCAGATAAGCGCCGGCTCACCCATTGTTAGGGCCAAATCGTTCGGTCCGACGAAGAGCAAATCGACGCCTTCGGTCGCTGCGATCGAATCTGCATTCTTGACGGCTTCGGGCGTTTCGATTTGCACCATCAGCATCGTTTCCTCGTTCGCACGCGGACGATATTCGGGCATCTCCGCTCCGAATGCGATCGGTGCGCGAATCCCGCCGCAGCTCCGATTTCCAAGCGGCGGATATTTTGCATCGGCGACGGCCGCTTTGGCTTGGGTCGAGTCGTTGACGACGGGGACGAGCGTACCGTACGCACCCATATCGAGCACCTTCTGAATGAGCGACGATTCGTTCCATGTAACGCGTACGAATGGAACGCAACCCGCGGCCCGGCACGCGTTGATGAGATGGATAACGGCGCTACCGGCGATCGGACCGTGCTCGGTGTCGACCATCAGCCATTCGAATCCGGCGGCGGCCATGATTTCAGCAGACAGCGGGCTCTCGAAGGCGAGCCACGAACCGACGCTTACGCCACCAGCCCGCAATTTGTTTCTTACTGTGTTTTCACGCATTACCCAAACTATGCGTCTCCTGACGCCGTTCCTGTTTGCGACAGTTGTCGCTCCGGCCGCAGCCGCGACGTTGCCTGCTGTGCTCGCGCCGCCACCGCCGTTTCCGCGGATCGTCGCGCAATCGGTCCTCAGCGAGTTCGTAGCGCCCGGCGTCACGCGCGCCAACTATCGGCTCGCGACGGTAAACGGTCCACTTATCATCTCGGTCGTTGCGGTCGACACACACGACTCGACCGTGCGCCTCGCCGACGTCATCGCGAACGATCGCTTGGTCTCAGTGGGCGAAACAGTTTCAGCCATGGCGCTGCGCACGCACGCAATCGCCGGGATCAACGGCGACTATTTCGATATCGGACAAACGAACCAGCCACTCGGAATTGTGGTGAGCGACGGCACACTCGTGCGCACGCCGAGCCGTCGCGTCGCACTTGACATCGGTCGCGACGGAAGCGTTCACTTTGAACCGTTCAGCTTCAAAGGCACGGCGACGTTCAACGGGACGACGATACCGCTAACGGCGGTGAACGAATGGCCACCGCAAGGTGGCGCGTCGTTGCTCACCGCCGCGTTCGGGCCTCTTTCTGCGACGACGCAGGACATCACGCTCGTCTCACTCGGCGCACTCGGTGCTGCGAATGCACTCAGCGGGGACTATCGTGTGATCGGCGTTTATCCCGCGACGACCGGTCCGCTCGGAACACCGACGCTTGCACTCGGACCGGCCGCGCTCAAACTCACGCCGCCACCGCAACCGGGCGATACGGTCACGATTGCAGGCGACACCGCTCCACCGCTCGCGACGATTGCAACCGCAATCGGCGGCGGACCCGCATTGCTCGTCGACGGAAAGCCGTACAGCGATCCGAA of the Candidatus Baltobacteraceae bacterium genome contains:
- a CDS encoding acylphosphatase; the encoded protein is MRCNGLHACRLFGRQRDAFACCEGCARRGQGIARIVLELHGRVQGVGFRYTVIRLAARFPVAGTVRNLASGAVEIDVEGDDDAVNDFIDAVLRDPPSGAHVDRVERREDQARGISGFSVLR
- a CDS encoding aldolase/citrate lyase family protein; translated protein: MRENTVRNKLRAGGVSVGSWLAFESPLSAEIMAAAGFEWLMVDTEHGPIAGSAVIHLINACRAAGCVPFVRVTWNESSLIQKVLDMGAYGTLVPVVNDSTQAKAAVADAKYPPLGNRSCGGIRAPIAFGAEMPEYRPRANEETMLMVQIETPEAVKNADSIAATEGVDLLFVGPNDLALTMGEPALIWSKMSAKYKEAIALIPQIAKKHGKYAGIQIHDAAFANDCVAMGYTLVGYSGDSGMLLRAAKGARAEVKA